The DNA sequence CTGATGTCTCGGGTTAGGCATTCCCTTTCAAAAACCCGGGTATGGGGAAAAGCAAAAGAACCTCCCCGGTAATTGAGCAGCCACCAAGCCTCAATGTCATTGTTGAGAATGTAATAGGCCATCCCGTAGGCTTTCAGATGATTGCGTTGTTCTTCATCCATCGGGATGAGCATGTAAGCAGCTCTCATCTGGAAGGCCGCTAGAAAGAAAAGAGAAAGAAATAGTATTCTACGCATCATTTGCTGGTTATTTGCTGTTTAATAAACGCACTATATACAAAAATGGATATGATTAGCACAGGTTAAAAGTGAAAAGCTATCGTTAGTTTAACAATCCATTGACAATTGTGGTGCTGATTTTTTGAATCACACGAAACACCAGCCGGTAAATGTCGTAGAATCTGCTACCTTTGTCAGCTGTGAATTTTTGCAATCATCCGATTCGTTTTTGAGAACAATTTGAACATGGAGGGAATTAGTTTTGCTTATCCTGCTTGGTACCTTGGCCTTTGTTTATTGGCAGGCTTAATCTACGCGCTGGTCTTGTATTATCGAAACGATGGCTTTCGTGATGCTCCTTCCTGGTTGAGTACATTATTAAGTGTGCTCCGCTTTTTAGCCGTATCGGTGTTGGCATTTTTACTCTTATCGCCCATCTTGCGTTCTACGCAAACCCAATCCCAGAAACCTGTCATCGTTTTCGCCCAGGACGGTTCAGAATCTGTAGCTGCGGCTTGGTCAGCAGAAGATAGTACGGCTTACGTGAACAATGTCAAAGCGCTTACCAGCAAATTGGCAGAAGATTACGACGTAGTCAGCTATACCTTTGGCCAGGACGTCAGAGATACCCTCGATTTTTCTTTTACAGACAAGCGTACCAACCTGGCCAACTTGCTGGGAGAAGTGTATGATGTTTACAGCAACCAAAACCTGGGGGCGGTGATCATCAGTTCGGATGGAATTTACAATGAAGGTGCGAACCCCGTGTACACCGACGCCAAACTTAATGCCCCGGTATATACCTTGGGCTTAGGCGATACTACCCGACGTAAGGACGTGTTGGTCAAGCGGGTTTTCCATAATAAAATCGCTTATCTCGGAGATAAATTTTCTATCCAGGTTGATATTGGTGCGCAAAACGCAGCAGGTGCCACCACGCCTTTGAGAATTGCCCGGATGGAAAATGGCCAACGCCGTGAACTCATCAATGAATCGGTGAACATTGACCGCAACGATTATTTTTCTACCCGCGAATTTATCCTGGATGCAGATCGAGCTGGTGTTAATCGCTATGTCATCAGTATTGGTACCATTGCTGGCGAAGCATCAACGATCAATAATGCTCGTGATATTTATGTCGATGTGCTGGAAGCTCGCCAGAAGGTCTTGATCCTGGCCCACGCTCCCCATCCTGACCTTTCTGCATTGAAGCAAAGTATCAGCGAAGGGCAAAACAATGAAGTAACGGTTGCTTACCGCAATACCTTCGACGGCAATGTGCGCGATTATGATTTGGTAATCCTGCACCAGTTACCCAACCGCAATGAATCATCGAATGATTTGTTGACGCAGCTGAAGACCAATAAGATTCCTGTATGGTTTTTTGCTGGTGATCAATCAGGGCTCCAGGCTTTCAATACTGCCCAGCAACTCATCAATATTTCTGGCAGCGGCCGAAACACCAATGATGTAGAGCCCAAGCTGGCCAATAATTTCAGCTTGTTTAACATAAATGACGAAGTTCGAGGGTTCCTGCCTGCGCTTCCTCCGGTCGTGACTCCTTTTGGAGAGTTTTCTTCAGGTAGCAATGCTTCCGTGTTGTTGTACCAGGAGATTGGCAGGATCAGTACAGAGTATCCATTACTGAGCTTAGGTGAAGAGGATGGTCGTAGAATGGCTGTTTTTGCCGCAACGGGCATCTGGAAATGGCGCTTGTTTGATTACTTGGACAAGAAAAACCACGATCGCTTCAACGAGCTGGTAAGTCAAGTGATTCAGTACCTCAGCGTCAAGGATGACAAGCGTCGCTTCCGCGTAAGTTTGGCGAAAAATATCTTTGACGAAAACGAGCCCATCATTTTTGATGCTGAACTTTACAATGATAATTACGAACTCATCAATGAACCTTCAGCACAGTTGGTGATCACCGATTCCGAAGGGCGAGACTATAGTTATACCTTCAACCCCACGGGCCGTGCCTACCGACTCAATGCAGGTATCTTGCCCGTAGGCAATTACCGCTTTAGTGCCAATGTGAATACGGGTACGGAAAGCCTCACTTACAACGGCCAGTTCAGTGTGCAAGCCGTTCAATTAGAGCGATACGAACTTACTGCCGACCACGATTTACTCCGCCTGCTCAGCGAGCGTTACGGTGGGGAATTACTGGATATGGCAGGCTTCAATGCTTTACCTCAAACGCTGGCAGAACGTGGAACAGTAAAATCCGTATTGTATGAAACGACCACTACCAGAAGCTTGATCAACCTCAAAGGAATCTTCTTTATTTTGCTCTTTTTGTTGAGTTTGGAGTGGTTCTTGCGTCGTTATTTCGGGAGTTATTAGGGCGTGTTAAGCTTGACTTTCCTCATGATGAAATAGCCCATTAGGCAAAAAACGCAGGCGGCCCAGGCACTGGCAATTACCCCCGTAGGTTCACTGGCGCTTTTCCCGAGTAATAAGAAGGAAGGAAAGAGTAGCACGGCCAGGCTTATCCCGATTTTCATCATGAAATTGCGTACAGCATAAAACATCCCTGCCTGTTGTTGTCCAGTAGCTACTTCATGTTCGTGGACAAAATCAGCGATCAGTGCATTTGGTACAATACCAAACGTAGCAAGTGGATAAGCTGCTAGGATGGCCACCAAATAAAATAGTACGGTTTTGTCTAAAGGGAGGTAGGTTACCAGTGCGGTGATCGCAAAAACGGCAAGGAAAACCCAAAAAGCACTCAGCAGCATCCCTTGCTTTCCAAAGCGTTTTACCCCCATGTTTACAGGCCAATACAAGAGAAAGCTCGCCAAAAAGCTGATGGCTAGAAATGCGGAAGCTTGTTCTTTGGGCCAACCAAAAAGTGCGGTGACATAATAGCTTACCCCTTGTTGGATGAAGGTCAAAGCCAGCCAGTACAACAAATCAGAACCAATAAACAGGCGAAAGTTTTTGTTTTTAAAAACGGAACCGAGTGCTTCTTTAGGGGGCACTGCCAGTCCGCTCTGCTGCTGAGCGTAAGTTTCTTCCTTAAGAAAAAAGGCAGGAACGAGCATCAACACCAGAGAGAAAGCCGCAAAAGCGCCAACCGTCCACTGAAAAGCCTGGACACTATCGGTGAAATTTTCGAAATATCCTTGAATACCATAAGCCATTCCTCCAATCACAAAGCCCAGCGCCCAGGTAATGGAAATGAGCGTACTGATACGCATCCGGTCTGGCGGATGATGCCCCAATTCAGGAATAAGCGCATTGTAAGGCACCAGGTACAAGGTGAAAAAGAGGTAAAACAAAAAGACCACCGCAATCAGCCAACAAGCATTATAAGCACTTAAGCCTGCTACCGGCGGGAAAAACAACAAAAACGACAGCCCCGCAAAAGGAAGTGCGGCCAGACGCATCACTTTTTTTCGCTTACCTCCGGCCACTGGCCGATTGTCTGACCAGGCCGCAATCCAGGGGTCGGTGATGGCATCAAAAATACGCCCGCCAAAGTTGATGAACCCAATCAGGGTAGCTACGCCCAGGATGGCTCCCTGATAAATAAAAGCAGGAAAAACGCTATGGCCATCGGATTCTGGGGGGAGATAAAAGTAAACCAGTAAATTAGCTGCACCAAAACTGGCCAGGGACCAGCCCAGCTGGCCGAGGGCATAAATCAGGAGCTGGGATAAGGGGGGGCGTTTTATCATGCTTAAAGATAGATTTAATAAAATGGCAATGCAAAATAAGCTTATCTGTGAATTATCAACGATCTGGCTGCTGATATTAGCCCTTTCGTCCTGTGCTGCACCGCCCCAGGACCCCGTGTCTCAAGCGATACATCCTTCCCAGCCTTACGCGATTGTTCTGGGGATTGCCCAAGATGCTGGTTACCCGCAAACGGCTTGCCAACAAGCTTGTTGCGCACAAGTGTGGGAAGGGGTGCAATCCCCTCAAATGGTAAGCTGCCTCGGCTTGGTAGACCCCATCTCTGAAGAACTGTGGCTGCTGGATGCTACGCCCGATTTTCGGGAGCAGTGGCAGCTCTTGACGCAGGAATTGTCCACAACAACTATTACTCAGCCCAGCGGCGTATTGATTACCCACGCGCATTTAGGGCATTATACCGGATTGTTGCAGTTGGGACGGGAAGTGATGGGCGCGGCTTCGGTACCCGTTTTTGCTATGCCGCGTCTTGGGAAATTCCTGCGTGGCAACGGGCCCTGGTCTCAGCTGGTGGAATTAGACAACATCGTTCTCCAACCGCTGAAGTCAGGTCATACCGTTGTACTCAATGAACGCCTGAAGGTAACTCCGATAACCGTACCCCACCGCGATGAATACTCGGAGACGGTAGGCTTTAGGGTGGAAGGACCAGGAAAAAGCCTGTTGTTTATTCCTGATATCGACAAGTGGGAACGTTGGGAGCGTTCTCTTGCCGATGAAATAGCTGCTGTTGACATCGCTTTTCTGGATGCCACTTTTTTTGCAGATGGCGAATTGCCCAATCGGGATATGAGTAAAATTCCTCATCCTTTTGTTGCGGAAACCATGGATTTGCTCAAAGAAGCTCCCTTTACCGAAAGACAAAAGGTGCATTTTATTCACTTCAATCACACCAATCCTCTTCTTCAAGCTGAAAGCCCCGCTCGGCAAGAAGTAGCGGAGCGAGGCTTTCATTTAGCTTTTACCGGCCAGCGGGTAGAGCTTTAGTGAATAAACAACCTTTGGTTATCCATCACGCCCGCAGTAGAAAGTATGCGTAGGGAATACACACCATCTGCAAGCTGCGCTACATTGATCGCCGACTGGGTCCAGTTTTGACGGAGGACGATTCGGCCCGCCATATCGATGATTTCAATGGTAATGGGGCCTTCGTCGTCCGGTAATCCACTGATTTGCAGCAGCTCATCGGTTGGATTAGGGTACAGTTGAACATTGATCTTACCCTCCCAGCGCGCAGAGACGATGGAGGAATAACTGAAGCTCCCATCGTAATCGACCTGCTTGATCCGGTAGTAATTGAGACCGGGGGCAGGGGCTACGTCCAGAAACTGGTAGTGTTGTTCCTCCTGTGTGGTGCCTGCACCTGCGATGCTGCCAAGTTTTTCCCAGTTGCGGCTATCGGTGCTCCGCTCAATGTGGAAGTAGGCGTTGTTGGTTTCGGTGGCGGTGGTGAAGGAGAGGTTAATATAAGTTTCTTCAGCCTTGACCGAAATTATTTTCAATGTTACAGGTAATGCTGTTAATGGGTAGATAAAATCAGTGAAGCCATAATTTGAACCGCTTTGGTTTTTGGTAGCTAGCTGCGAATCAGCATTATTAACTCCTGTTGGAATTGTGATATCTACATACCAATTTGCATTAGGGTTAATATCACCAGTGTCAAAAACGCCATTAATTAACCCTGAATAATTAAACCCTCCAATTCCATTGTCCCATCTAATTTCAGCAAGAGTAGTTTCTCCAGGTGCAGTGTCTGAATCTACCCATATTCTTACTGTGTTACCACCATTAATTACCTCATAAGAAACAAAATTTCTATATGTAGCTGCTGAAATAGAGTAGGTAAATAATAAGGCGAAAATACTTAGTAATACGTGTTTCATAATTCGGTTTTTAAAGATTTATAAATAGTTGTTCGTGGTTTTAATAAGACACCGTGCATGATGCATTGATGAAAGGATTCATCAATGACGGTATAACCAATGAAGGTCATTGGAGG is a window from the Lewinella sp. LCG006 genome containing:
- a CDS encoding MBL fold metallo-hydrolase — its product is MQNKLICELSTIWLLILALSSCAAPPQDPVSQAIHPSQPYAIVLGIAQDAGYPQTACQQACCAQVWEGVQSPQMVSCLGLVDPISEELWLLDATPDFREQWQLLTQELSTTTITQPSGVLITHAHLGHYTGLLQLGREVMGAASVPVFAMPRLGKFLRGNGPWSQLVELDNIVLQPLKSGHTVVLNERLKVTPITVPHRDEYSETVGFRVEGPGKSLLFIPDIDKWERWERSLADEIAAVDIAFLDATFFADGELPNRDMSKIPHPFVAETMDLLKEAPFTERQKVHFIHFNHTNPLLQAESPARQEVAERGFHLAFTGQRVEL
- a CDS encoding MFS transporter, with protein sequence MIKRPPLSQLLIYALGQLGWSLASFGAANLLVYFYLPPESDGHSVFPAFIYQGAILGVATLIGFINFGGRIFDAITDPWIAAWSDNRPVAGGKRKKVMRLAALPFAGLSFLLFFPPVAGLSAYNACWLIAVVFLFYLFFTLYLVPYNALIPELGHHPPDRMRISTLISITWALGFVIGGMAYGIQGYFENFTDSVQAFQWTVGAFAAFSLVLMLVPAFFLKEETYAQQQSGLAVPPKEALGSVFKNKNFRLFIGSDLLYWLALTFIQQGVSYYVTALFGWPKEQASAFLAISFLASFLLYWPVNMGVKRFGKQGMLLSAFWVFLAVFAITALVTYLPLDKTVLFYLVAILAAYPLATFGIVPNALIADFVHEHEVATGQQQAGMFYAVRNFMMKIGISLAVLLFPSFLLLGKSASEPTGVIASAWAACVFCLMGYFIMRKVKLNTP
- a CDS encoding T9SS type A sorting domain-containing protein translates to MKHVLLSIFALLFTYSISAATYRNFVSYEVINGGNTVRIWVDSDTAPGETTLAEIRWDNGIGGFNYSGLINGVFDTGDINPNANWYVDITIPTGVNNADSQLATKNQSGSNYGFTDFIYPLTALPVTLKIISVKAEETYINLSFTTATETNNAYFHIERSTDSRNWEKLGSIAGAGTTQEEQHYQFLDVAPAPGLNYYRIKQVDYDGSFSYSSIVSARWEGKINVQLYPNPTDELLQISGLPDDEGPITIEIIDMAGRIVLRQNWTQSAINVAQLADGVYSLRILSTAGVMDNQRLFIH